From the genome of Synchiropus splendidus isolate RoL2022-P1 chromosome 17, RoL_Sspl_1.0, whole genome shotgun sequence, one region includes:
- the LOC128748884 gene encoding transcription factor 7-like 1-B, whose translation MNGTGVFQVATPSPRPETSPPRNHVDPSEPTKHNGPYIRRPPNAFMIFMRENREHVTATFNPKHSVEANSILGHMWKSMTSEQQHRYYLLAAEERRKHEERHPNWSSKDNYGRKVKRKRTKAKAA comes from the exons AT GAATGGAACGGGAGTGTTTCAAGTCGCCACGCCATCGCCCCGTCCCGAGACGTCTCCACCAAGGAACCACGTGGACCCGAG CGAGCCTACAAAGCACAATGGCCCCTATATCCGAAGGCCACCCAACGCCTTCATGATTTTTATGAGGGAGAACAGGGAACATGTCACAGCCACATTCAACCcaaaacacagtgttgaagcCAACAGCATCCTGGGACATATG TGGAAGTCCATGACGtcggagcagcagcacaggtaTTACCTGCTGGCCGCAGAAGAGAGGCGGAAACATGAAGAGCGCCACCCCAATTGGTCCAGCAAAGACAATTAT GGAAGGAAAGTCAAAAGAAAAAGGACCAAAGCGAAGGCGGCCTAA
- the LOC128748610 gene encoding transcription factor 7-like 1-B, translating into MNGTGVFQVATPSPRPETSPPRNHVDPSEPTKHNVPYIRRPPNAFMIFMRENREHVTATFNPKHSVEANSILGHMWKSMTSEQQHRYYLLAAEERRKHEERHPNWSSKDNYGRKVKRKRTKAKAA; encoded by the exons AT GAATGGAACGGGAGTGTTTCAAGTCGCCACGCCATCGCCCCGTCCCGAGACGTCTCCACCAAGGAACCACGTGGACCCGAG CGAGCCTACAAAGCACAATGTCCCCTATATCCGAAGGCCACCCAACGCCTTCATGATTTTTATGAGGGAGAACAGGGAACATGTCACAGCCACATTCAACCcaaaacacagtgttgaagcCAACAGCATCCTGGGACATATG TGGAAGTCCATGACGtcggagcagcagcacaggtaTTACCTGCTGGCCGCAGAAGAGAGGCGGAAACATGAAGAGCGCCACCCCAATTGGTCCAGCAAAGACAATTAT GGAAGGAAAGTCAAAAGAAAAAGGACCAAAGCGAAGGCGGCCTAA